In one Bactrocera tryoni isolate S06 chromosome 5, CSIRO_BtryS06_freeze2, whole genome shotgun sequence genomic region, the following are encoded:
- the LOC120778037 gene encoding A-kinase anchor protein 14-like gives MFKLNAILAAVCLFAVATSVSAGLLETHHVVHEPVLAKVGSVVHSAPSAVSHQSITQVHSKAVVSPVLAHAVKTTVHSAPVVPVVHAAPVVHAAPVVHAAPAVHAAPVVHSVHSVPVVHSLPVVHSAPVVKSIVSAPLAYTLHH, from the exons ATGTTCAAGCTC AACGCCATTCTCGCTGCTGTCTGCCTTTTCGCCGTTGCTACATCCGTTAGCGCTGGACTGCTCGAGACCCACCATGTAGTACATGAGCCAGTCTTGGCTAAGGTCGGCTCGGTTGTCCACAGTGCTCCTTCGGCTGTTTCGCACCAGAGCATCACTCAGGTCCATAGCAAAGCTGTCGTGAGTCCAGTACTTGCCCACGCTGTCAAGACAACCGTACACTCCGCACCCGTCGTTCCAGTTGTACATGCCGCACCCGTAGTTCATGCCGCTCCCGTAGTCCATGCTGCTCCCGCAGTTCATGCCGCTCCTGTTGTACACAGCGTACACAGCGTTCCAGTCGTCCACTCCCTGCCTGTGGTTCATTCTGCTCCTGTCGTCAAGAGCATTGTTTCGGCTCCACTTGCTTACACTCTCCATCATTAG
- the LOC120778038 gene encoding A-kinase anchor protein 14-like, whose protein sequence is MFKYFALVCVFAVATVSAGLIETHHVVHEPVLAKVGSVVHSAPSAVSHQSITQVHSKAVVSPVLAHAVKTTVHSAPVVPVVHAAPVVHAAPVVHAAPVVHAAPVVHSVPLVHSVPVVHSAPVVKSIVSAPLAYTLHH, encoded by the exons ATGTTCAAATAC TTCGCCCTCGTTTGCGTATTTGCTGTGGCCACCGTCAGCGCTGGACTCATCGAGACCCACCATGTAGTTCATGAGCCCGTGTTGGCTAAGGTAGGCTCAGTGGTCCACAGTGCTCCTTCAGCCGTTTCGCACCAGAGCATCACCCAGGTCCATAGCAAAGCTGTCGTGAGTCCAGTACTTGCCCACGCTGTCAAGACAACCGTACACTCCGCACCCGTCGTTCCAGTTGTACATGCCGCACCCGTAGTTCATGCCGCTCCCGTAGTCCATGCTGCTCCCGTAGTTCACGCCGCTCCTGTTGTACACAGCGTTCCATTGGTCCACTCCGTGCCTGTGGTTCATTCTGCTCCTGTCGTCAAGAGCATTGTTTCGGCTCCACTTGCTTACACTCTCCATCATTAG